In a single window of the Nicotiana tomentosiformis chromosome 8, ASM39032v3, whole genome shotgun sequence genome:
- the LOC104091637 gene encoding small ribosomal subunit protein mS86 (rPPR1), producing MAALRNKLRLITTHPHHQHRRYSILNPDSKTPLSAKDKSRAALSLLKSETNPQRILEICRAASLTPESHLDRVAYSKAISKLKDLNHFSGICSFLQESTSRPDLKSERFISHFIVLYGQAGLIDEAKRAFNEMEEKMGIQRTEKTLNSLLFACVLAKDYAEMKRIFVEYPKKYGFAPDLDTYNLVIKGFCESGSSNSVYSILDEMSRKNVKPNATTFGNCITGFYKEEKYEDVGKILEMMKEYGIAPGISTYNLRIQSLCKLKKSGEAKALLDGILSRGLKVNHVTYGHLILGFCREGNLEEAKSLFQKMVNTSGLRPDAECYFTLVYYLCQGKDFEAALKICKSCLAEGWVPNFSTMKSLVEGLASISKVDDAREIIGQVKEKFSKNVEKWNEIEEALPE from the coding sequence ATGGCAGCACTTCGCAACAAGCTCAGACTCATCACCACCCACCCCCACCACCAACACCGCCGCTACTCCATCCTAAACCCTGATTCTAAAACCCCACTCTCCGCCAAGGACAAATCACGCGCCGCCCTATCCCTCCTCAAATCCGAAACAAACCCACAACGCATTCTCGAAATCTGCCGCGCCGCTTCCTTAACCCCCGAATCCCACCTCGATCGCGTTGCTTATTCCAAAGCCATTTCAAAGCTCAAAGATCTCAATCACTTCTCAGGTATCTGCTCATTTCTCCAAGAATCCACGTCCCGGCCCGACTTGAAATCCGAGCGGTTCATTTCTCATTTTATTGTTCTTTACGGGCAGGCTGGGCTGATCGACGAGGCGAAAAGGGCTTTTAATGAAATGGAGGAGAAAATGGGTATTCAAAGAACTGAGAAAACTCTGAATTCTTTGCTTTTTGCTTGTGTTTTAGCTAAGGATTATGCTGAAATGAAAAGGATATTTGTGGAATATCCTAAAAAGTATGGGTTTGCTCCGGATTTAGATACGTATAACTTGGTGATTAAAGGATTTTGTGAATCAGGTTCTTCGAATTCTGTTTATTCGATTTTGGATGAAATGAGTAGGAAGAATGTTAAGCCTAACGCGACTACGTTTGGGAATTGTATAACCGGGTTTTATAAGGAGGAGAAGTATGAGGATGTTGGAAAAATATTGGAAATGATGAAAGAATATGGTATAGCGCCGGGAATTAGTACGTATAATTTAAGGATTCAGAGCTTGTGTAAGCTTAAGAAGTCGGGGGAAGCTAAGGCGTTACTCGATGGGATTTTATCGAGAGGTTTGAAGGTGAATCATGTGACTTATGGTCATTTGATACTCGGGTTTTGTAGAGAAGGTAATTTGGAAGAAGCGAAGAGTTTGTTTCAGAAGATGGTTAATACTAGCGGATTGAGACCGGATGCTGAATGCTATTTTACGTTAGTGTATTATTTGTGTCAAGGTAAGGATTTTGAGGCTGCGTTGAAGATTTGTAAAAGTTGTTTGGCCGAGGGATGGGTCCCGAATTTCTCCACAATGAAATCACTCGTTGAGGGGCTGGCTAGCATTTCGAAGGTTGATGATGCACGGGAAATCATAGGTCAAGTGAAGGAGAAGTTTTCGAAGAACGTTGAGAAGTGGAACGAGATTGAAGAGGCATTGCCGGAGTAG